A genomic window from Acinetobacter chinensis includes:
- a CDS encoding adenosine kinase codes for MATVDLFAIGNALIDQEFKVSDDFLLQQNLQKGTMQLTDGDSQAHLYNKLKETQLYKGQASGGSAANTTVAFTALGGTAFYGCRVGNDDLGKIYLDGLNDAGIQTAEKSVSEGVTGTCMVLVSPDSERTMHTYLGITAELTDQQIDFTALKTAEWLYIEGYLSTSDSARQAVKQARQIARENNVKIALTLSDPAMVQYARAGLDELLDDGVDLLFCNQQEALMYTESDNIEQALAKLQLKSKYTVITLSSEGALISDTEHSFQVPGRQVTAVDANGAGDAFAGAFLYALNQGESLKAAAELAVLISSEVVSQFGPRLDIKSYATLLENFQKECA; via the coding sequence ATGGCAACTGTTGATCTTTTTGCAATTGGCAATGCGCTGATTGACCAGGAATTTAAAGTATCTGATGACTTCCTACTTCAACAAAACCTGCAAAAAGGGACCATGCAACTGACTGATGGTGACAGTCAGGCTCATTTATATAACAAACTCAAAGAAACACAACTATACAAAGGTCAGGCTTCAGGTGGATCTGCTGCAAATACTACAGTTGCATTCACTGCTCTGGGTGGAACTGCATTTTATGGTTGCCGTGTAGGCAATGATGATCTGGGAAAAATTTACCTGGACGGCTTAAATGACGCAGGCATTCAGACTGCTGAAAAATCTGTAAGCGAAGGTGTAACAGGAACCTGCATGGTACTGGTCAGCCCTGATTCTGAACGGACGATGCATACCTATCTTGGCATTACAGCTGAACTGACAGATCAGCAGATTGATTTCACAGCATTGAAAACAGCTGAGTGGCTGTATATTGAAGGTTATCTGTCCACCAGCGACTCAGCTCGCCAGGCTGTCAAACAGGCTCGCCAGATTGCCCGTGAAAACAACGTAAAAATTGCGCTGACACTTTCAGACCCTGCTATGGTTCAGTATGCACGCGCAGGACTGGATGAACTGCTCGATGATGGTGTGGATTTACTGTTCTGTAATCAGCAGGAAGCGCTGATGTACACAGAATCTGACAACATTGAACAGGCTTTAGCTAAATTGCAGCTAAAAAGTAAATACACTGTCATTACATTAAGTTCAGAAGGTGCATTAATTTCTGATACAGAACACAGCTTTCAGGTTCCTGGTCGTCAGGTGACTGCTGTAGATGCAAATGGTGCAGGTGATGCTTTTGCAGGTGCTTTCCTCTATGCTCTGAATCAGGGCGAAAGCCTGAAAGCTGCCGCAGAACTGGCGGTACTTATTTCCAGTGAAGTTGTTTCACAGTTTGGTCCCCGACTTGATATAAAATCATACGCAACACTGTTGGAAAATTTTCAAAAGGAATGCGCATAA
- a CDS encoding GNAT family N-acetyltransferase produces the protein MNIEIKTAEELPGQIGELAQQATKEGFNFVERLIEEFKSGKNRFDQHGEFLLFVYDDHKLIACGGLNQQWNENDVENRIGRVRRFYVLPEYRKHGVGKQLLQHLEQKARKDFSALCLNTEIKSAAHFYQKQNYVFVENHPNYNYFKYLV, from the coding sequence ATGAATATTGAGATCAAAACAGCAGAGGAATTGCCAGGACAGATTGGTGAGCTTGCACAACAGGCAACCAAAGAAGGCTTTAATTTTGTAGAAAGACTGATTGAAGAATTCAAAAGTGGTAAAAACCGTTTTGATCAGCACGGCGAATTTTTACTTTTTGTTTATGATGATCATAAACTGATCGCATGTGGTGGTCTGAATCAGCAGTGGAATGAAAATGATGTGGAAAACCGTATCGGTCGCGTCCGCCGTTTTTATGTACTTCCTGAATACCGTAAACATGGTGTGGGTAAGCAGCTGTTACAGCATCTGGAACAAAAAGCCCGAAAAGATTTCTCTGCATTGTGTCTGAATACTGAAATCAAATCTGCAGCACATTTTTATCAGAAACAGAACTATGTATTTGTCGAAAATCATCCGAACTACAACTATTTTAAATATCTGGTTTAG
- a CDS encoding nucleotide triphosphate diphosphatase NUDT15: protein MMNESSVLFPIIGVGIMILDCENRVLLGHRIKSGETPSWCFPGGKIDAQESLEQSAAREIFEETHLSLSSDLLKPFIVLLNRENPRVNMTTGLYIQLQSDEIKADLKVTEPHIFESWQWFDLNELPCPLFPETEAMLQY from the coding sequence ATGATGAATGAATCCAGTGTTTTATTCCCGATTATAGGTGTGGGTATCATGATTCTGGATTGTGAAAACCGCGTGTTGCTGGGGCACCGCATTAAATCCGGTGAGACACCATCATGGTGTTTTCCCGGTGGTAAAATTGACGCACAGGAAAGTCTGGAGCAGTCAGCAGCACGTGAAATATTCGAAGAGACACATCTAAGTCTGAGTTCTGATTTACTTAAACCATTTATAGTGCTCCTCAATCGTGAAAATCCACGCGTGAATATGACCACAGGGCTGTATATTCAACTGCAATCAGATGAAATAAAAGCGGATTTAAAAGTCACAGAACCACATATCTTTGAGTCATGGCAGTGGTTTGATTTAAATGAATTGCCATGTCCTTTATTTCCGGAAACTGAAGCTATGTTGCAGTACTAG
- a CDS encoding COG4705 family protein, with protein MKQNDLNELLSKVPQVTLLFWITKIFATTFGETAGDAVSMSLNLGYLVSTFIFAFVFIAFVIFQIRAETYRPYLYWFTIIASTTVGTTLADFVDRSLGIGYLGGSSLLLSLVLLSLYSWYRVEGSISPHIQKPRAELFYWITITFSQTLGTALGDWSSDTGGLGYTGGIMLYVVLLLIVTVLYFFTRTSRVLLFWTAFVLTRPLGAVVGDFLDKPIDHGGLALSRFAASAVLMIAILICIYISGRVNGQKVAEAKSH; from the coding sequence ATGAAGCAAAATGATTTAAATGAACTGCTGTCTAAAGTTCCGCAAGTAACGCTGTTATTCTGGATTACTAAAATCTTTGCAACGACATTCGGTGAAACGGCAGGTGACGCTGTTTCAATGTCACTGAATTTAGGATATCTGGTCAGTACCTTTATTTTTGCCTTTGTATTTATTGCCTTTGTCATTTTCCAGATTCGTGCAGAAACATATCGCCCCTATTTATATTGGTTCACGATTATCGCCAGTACCACCGTTGGTACGACTTTAGCCGATTTTGTCGATCGTTCTCTTGGGATTGGTTATCTCGGAGGGAGTAGCTTATTACTCAGCCTGGTACTGTTATCACTATACAGCTGGTATAGGGTTGAAGGCTCAATTTCTCCACATATTCAAAAGCCCAGGGCAGAGCTGTTTTACTGGATCACTATTACATTTTCACAGACACTGGGTACGGCATTAGGGGACTGGTCATCCGATACAGGAGGGCTGGGCTATACAGGCGGAATCATGCTGTATGTAGTGTTGCTGTTGATTGTGACTGTATTGTATTTCTTTACCAGAACATCGCGTGTTCTGTTGTTCTGGACAGCATTTGTTTTAACACGTCCTTTAGGTGCCGTAGTCGGCGACTTTCTTGATAAACCGATTGATCACGGTGGTCTGGCATTGAGTCGGTTTGCTGCTTCGGCTGTATTGATGATTGCAATTCTGATCTGTATTTATATCTCCGGTCGGGTCAATGGACAAAAAGTTGCAGAAGCTAAAAGTCATTGA